One genomic region from Anomalospiza imberbis isolate Cuckoo-Finch-1a 21T00152 unplaced genomic scaffold, ASM3175350v1 scaffold_507, whole genome shotgun sequence encodes:
- the LOC137467035 gene encoding serine/threonine-protein kinase pim-1-like, whose amino-acid sequence MPRPARRRSAGPPRARPCPSRRGAASAGLSPYWLWHFWKCLLLWCWRSSAVFWLRLARALGWPRPRPRPRTKPLPRFRPQPPRCRPAPAPAPTASPAASPLRAPPLLGLAAGPEPPQPGAARQAAARRAVGFPGQKSGSAVPPARAEKPPLEQLYREGPLLGSGGCGSVYSGTRLADGAPVAIKRVRRDRISEWARLHNGALVPMELALLWMVSCPGFRGIVRLLDWFELPDGFALVMERPQRCQDLWDFLAERGFLTEPMARGLFRQVLEAVRHCTSRGVLHRDIKAENVLVDLATGEAKLIDFGCGTILQDTFYTRMSGTPEYCPPEWILVGCYHGQPATIWSLGILLYDLVCGDLPFHTNEDIVRGQLFFPPRVSQECQHLIRWCLSMEPADRPSLEDLFEHSWLQEPCLAQETAEIHPSAQ is encoded by the exons atGCCGCGTCCCGCAAGGCGCcgctcggcggggccgccccgtgcccggccctgcccgtCCCGCCGCGGAGCCGCCTCGGCCGGGCTCTCTCCGTACTGGCTGTGGCACTTCTGGAAGTGCCTCTTGCTCTGGTGCTGGCGGAGCAGCGCGGTCTTTTGGCTCCGCCTGGCGCGGGCTCTGGGCTGGCCCCGGCCGAGGCCCCGGCCCCGAACCAAGCCCCTCCCGCGGTTccgcccgcagccgccccgctgccgccccgcgcccgccccggccccgacagcgtcGCCAGCAGCTTCCCCgctccgagctccgccgctgCTCGGCTtggccgccggccccgagccgccgcagCCCGGGGCGGCTCGGCAAGCAGCAGCGCGCCGGGCGGTCGGGTTCCCGGGGCAGAAGAGCGGGAGCGCGGTGCCGCCCGCACGGGCGGAGAAGcctcccctggagcagctctaccGGGAGGGCCCGCTGCTGGGGAGCGGCGGCTGCGGCAGCGTTTACTCCGGGACCCGGCTCGCCGACGGCGCCCCG gtggccatcaagcgAGTGCGCCGGGATCGCATCTCGGAGTGGGCGcggctg CACAATGGCGCCCttgtgcccatggagctggcGCTGCTGTGGATGGTGTCGTGCCCTGGCTTCCGCGGCATCGTGCGGCTCCTGGACTGGTTCGAGCTGCCCGACGGCTTCGCGCTGGTCATGGAGCGTCCGCAGCGCTGTCAGGACCTCTGGGACTTCCTGGCCGAGCGGGGGTTCCTGACGGAGCCCatggcgcgggggctgttccgccaggtgctggaggccgtgcggcactgcaccagccgCGGCGTCCTGCACCGCGACATCAAGGCCGAGAACGTCCTGGTCGACCTGGCCACGGGCGAGGCCAAGCTCATCGACTTCGGCTGCGGCACGATCCTCCAGGACACGTTCTACACCCGGATGTCAG GAACGCCGGAGTACTGCCCACCGGAGTGGATCCTCGTTGGCTGCTACCATGGCCAGCCAGccaccatctggtccctgggcatcctgctctATGACCTGGTCTGCGGGGACCTTCCTTTCCACACAAACGAGGACATCGTCCGGGGCCAGCTCTTCTTCCCGCCCCGGGTGTCTCAAG AGTGCCAGCACCTCATCAGGTGGTGTTTATCCATGGAGCCCGCAGACAGGCCATCACTGGAAGACCTTTTTGAGCATTcttggctgcaggagccctgcctggcccaggagacagcagagatccatccctctgctcagtaG